One genomic region from Sphingobacterium sp. UGAL515B_05 encodes:
- a CDS encoding LTA synthase family protein: MTRQGFQQKDANESVWKYLGQRLNLSLQSLGPVMLVVFALYMLSVGVEWWWYGRRFVQLSESHAGKYLFLDNILFIFQALACLGIGYLLLQFLSSFWARLLLVISFTFIVVMQFILFLYFGESRNLLGADMFYYSSEEMKQILEASGMLSFTNIALLLLLIVIAWVPLWIANKQTFKKSYASIALLSLGIISFFISSASLLGGRAEKDEFVANASRSKWRYFFDSNLSNYVDEHPGMLAMFSKDDDDAKVLDTKFPFLKKEDTKDFLGTYMQKTAKVPNLVILVIEGLGHAYSAENGYIGNFTPFIGTLKQQSLYWDNNMSSSGRTFSVLPTITGSLPFATHGFLEQDTLPDNFNLFNILKSNGFNTGFFYGGHSNFDFMKKFMDYNKIDMLMDQAAFGPPYKKLPEKGGESWGYEDQAVFGKLLEVQKVQEHPYFHVLLTLSTHNPFLINNAAHYEQVFDQRIATLNLTPEQKKWALENRTQLVSVLNLDDAMEQFFKEYKKRPDFANTIFVITGDHAMPEIPLQSKIDRYHVPLLIYSPLLKGPKTFHNFVSHFDVAPSILAYYRENFGLKTPTQVTWIGQGLDKGASAQGDGIAMMQSKNQLIDFVKGSYHLSDGQLYKLDGVLNEDAAANNAKEELSKRFELFKRKNKLFYTQKRLLPDSVYTNYFSRTKKN, from the coding sequence ATGACGCGACAAGGCTTTCAACAAAAAGATGCGAACGAGTCGGTTTGGAAATACCTCGGTCAGCGATTAAATCTGTCCTTGCAGAGCTTAGGGCCTGTTATGTTGGTTGTTTTTGCCTTGTATATGTTGTCTGTTGGTGTAGAATGGTGGTGGTACGGTCGTCGATTTGTTCAGCTTTCGGAGTCACATGCCGGGAAATACCTGTTTTTGGATAACATCCTGTTCATCTTTCAAGCCTTGGCCTGTTTGGGAATAGGGTATTTATTGCTTCAATTCCTAAGCAGTTTTTGGGCAAGACTTCTGCTGGTCATATCCTTCACGTTTATTGTCGTTATGCAATTCATCTTGTTTCTGTATTTTGGCGAATCGAGAAATTTGCTTGGAGCTGATATGTTCTATTACAGTTCGGAAGAGATGAAGCAAATTTTGGAGGCTAGCGGTATGTTGAGTTTTACCAATATTGCCTTGCTTTTATTATTGATTGTAATCGCTTGGGTCCCCCTTTGGATTGCCAATAAGCAGACATTCAAAAAGTCCTATGCTAGTATTGCACTGTTATCTTTGGGGATCATATCGTTTTTCATCTCCTCGGCTTCGCTTTTGGGAGGTCGCGCCGAAAAAGATGAATTCGTAGCCAATGCAAGCCGGAGTAAATGGCGTTATTTTTTCGACTCCAATTTATCCAATTACGTGGATGAGCACCCAGGGATGCTCGCGATGTTCAGTAAAGACGACGATGATGCAAAAGTGTTAGATACTAAATTTCCTTTTTTGAAAAAAGAGGACACGAAAGATTTCCTGGGGACATACATGCAAAAAACAGCGAAAGTACCCAATTTGGTCATTCTTGTTATCGAGGGTTTAGGACATGCCTATAGTGCTGAAAATGGTTATATTGGCAACTTTACACCTTTTATAGGTACATTGAAGCAACAGTCTTTGTATTGGGATAATAATATGAGTTCCTCGGGTCGGACATTTTCCGTTTTGCCGACCATAACAGGTTCGTTGCCTTTTGCGACACATGGATTCCTGGAACAAGACACCTTGCCAGATAACTTCAATCTATTTAATATTCTGAAGAGTAATGGATTCAATACTGGATTTTTCTATGGTGGTCATTCTAATTTTGATTTCATGAAAAAGTTCATGGATTATAATAAAATAGATATGCTCATGGACCAAGCGGCATTCGGACCTCCCTATAAAAAATTGCCCGAAAAGGGAGGGGAGAGCTGGGGATATGAAGATCAGGCTGTCTTTGGCAAACTCCTTGAAGTACAGAAAGTACAGGAACACCCTTATTTCCATGTGCTTTTAACGCTATCAACCCACAATCCGTTTTTGATCAATAATGCGGCTCATTATGAACAAGTGTTTGATCAACGTATAGCAACATTGAACCTTACACCGGAACAAAAAAAGTGGGCTTTGGAAAACCGTACCCAACTTGTTTCGGTACTGAATTTGGATGACGCGATGGAGCAGTTCTTTAAAGAATATAAAAAGAGACCAGATTTTGCAAATACTATTTTTGTCATAACTGGAGACCACGCGATGCCTGAGATACCCTTACAAAGCAAAATCGATCGTTATCATGTTCCCTTGTTGATTTATTCACCACTTTTAAAAGGGCCAAAGACTTTTCATAATTTTGTTAGCCATTTTGATGTCGCGCCTTCTATATTGGCCTACTATCGCGAGAATTTTGGGCTTAAAACGCCTACCCAGGTTACATGGATCGGTCAGGGGCTCGATAAGGGCGCTTCGGCACAGGGTGATGGTATAGCCATGATGCAGAGTAAAAATCAATTGATTGATTTTGTGAAAGGCAGTTACCATCTTTCCGATGGCCAACTGTATAAACTGGATGGTGTGCTCAATGAAGATGCTGCCGCGAATAATGCGAAAGAAGAATTGTCCAAGCGCTTTGAATTATTTAAGCGCAAGAACAAACTTTTTTATACGCAAAAGCGACTTCTTCCGGATAGTGTTTATACAAATTACTTTAGTCGAACAAAGAAGAACTAG
- a CDS encoding YaiO family outer membrane beta-barrel protein, giving the protein MKKVIYPLLSLSLLPLFSIAQETKLTADDLFVKARKVAFDSKDYPQAIQLSKQALLQAPDYTDISIFLGRLYTWSDKIDSARTIFTELDKKNTSDEDFFLAYASLEYWNDQTDKAIAITDKGLSIHPQSQDLLLLKGKISYGNDHYEAAEKAINSLLAINPKNTEARALAKNIEEYTAKNAIGLTYNFVYFDKQFDHNWHIVGLSYKRATPIGSVIFRTNYANKFAENGVQFEMEAYPRLSKIFYLYVGAGYSNNVGIFAKYRTGVSLYANLPNSFEGEIGYRQLYFSDNIWMYTASVGKYYQNFWFNLRTYLTPGEKNISQSYTGTVRYYTKGANDYFGFSAGTGLSPEENRNNLLDNASYKLKTFKVGAEYNFSVKQSNLFSISGTYYNQEFRPKERGNQLDIILGYIRKF; this is encoded by the coding sequence ATGAAAAAAGTAATTTATCCATTACTCTCCCTCTCTTTATTACCCTTATTTTCTATCGCGCAAGAGACGAAACTCACCGCTGATGATCTCTTTGTAAAAGCACGAAAGGTAGCTTTTGATTCAAAAGATTATCCGCAAGCCATTCAATTATCTAAACAGGCCCTACTTCAAGCACCAGATTACACAGATATTAGCATTTTTCTCGGACGCCTTTATACCTGGTCGGATAAGATTGATTCGGCACGAACCATCTTTACAGAACTGGATAAAAAGAATACAAGTGATGAAGATTTCTTTTTGGCCTACGCCTCATTGGAATACTGGAATGATCAGACCGACAAAGCTATTGCAATTACGGACAAAGGGCTTAGTATACATCCGCAGTCTCAGGATCTACTGCTGTTAAAAGGCAAAATAAGTTATGGCAATGATCATTATGAGGCTGCCGAAAAGGCAATTAATAGTTTATTGGCAATAAATCCTAAAAATACGGAAGCAAGAGCGCTGGCAAAAAATATTGAAGAATATACGGCTAAAAATGCAATCGGTCTAACGTACAATTTTGTCTACTTTGACAAACAGTTTGATCATAATTGGCACATTGTTGGATTAAGTTATAAACGGGCAACACCAATAGGATCCGTTATTTTCAGAACGAACTATGCGAATAAATTTGCAGAAAATGGCGTCCAATTTGAGATGGAGGCTTATCCGCGGCTTTCAAAGATATTCTACCTATATGTCGGTGCTGGATATTCCAATAATGTGGGCATTTTTGCGAAATATAGAACTGGTGTTTCTCTCTATGCCAATCTTCCGAACAGCTTTGAGGGGGAAATCGGATATCGTCAGCTTTATTTTAGTGACAACATCTGGATGTACACGGCTTCAGTCGGAAAATATTACCAAAACTTTTGGTTCAATCTGAGGACTTACCTTACACCGGGCGAAAAGAATATTTCCCAATCCTATACCGGAACAGTCCGCTATTACACGAAGGGAGCAAACGATTACTTCGGATTTAGCGCCGGAACGGGTCTGAGTCCCGAGGAAAACCGAAATAATCTATTGGACAACGCTTCCTATAAATTAAAAACATTCAAAGTAGGTGCTGAGTATAATTTCTCCGTTAAGCAAAGTAACCTATTTTCAATTTCGGGCACCTATTATAACCAAGAATTCAGGCCAAAAGAAAGAGGAAATCAATTGGACATCATCCTTGGTTATATTCGAAAATTCTAG
- a CDS encoding HesA/MoeB/ThiF family protein, which produces MKKDNIFDRYSRQIFIEEIGVAGQRKIMDAKVLVVGAGGLGSPVVQYLAAAGIGKLGLVDFDRVEIHNLNRQIIHSENNINQAKTESAAAYIRQHNSTIDFEPFQVKIDADNALAMLAPYHIIVDCCDNFATRYLLNQTCLQLDKPLVYGSIYGFEGQLAVFNYQGSKNLLDIFPTPPDPEQVPNCDKNGVLGPLPGIIGSMMAMQVLKIVTGLPVDSNQLTVVDTFHWRFSKLLF; this is translated from the coding sequence ATGAAAAAAGATAACATTTTTGATCGCTATAGCAGACAGATTTTTATCGAAGAGATTGGCGTTGCCGGACAACGGAAGATTATGGATGCCAAGGTATTGGTCGTCGGTGCAGGCGGACTCGGGAGCCCTGTCGTTCAATATTTAGCCGCGGCCGGTATAGGCAAACTTGGGCTGGTTGATTTTGACCGGGTTGAAATCCACAATCTTAATAGACAGATCATTCATTCCGAAAATAATATAAACCAAGCAAAAACAGAAAGTGCCGCAGCCTATATACGACAGCACAATAGCACAATTGATTTTGAGCCCTTTCAGGTAAAAATAGATGCTGACAACGCGCTAGCAATGCTCGCTCCCTATCATATTATTGTCGATTGCTGTGATAACTTTGCAACGCGCTACCTGCTTAATCAGACCTGCCTACAACTCGATAAACCTTTGGTATACGGCAGCATCTATGGCTTTGAAGGGCAGCTGGCTGTCTTTAACTATCAGGGTAGTAAAAACCTGTTGGATATCTTTCCAACGCCCCCCGATCCGGAGCAGGTTCCAAATTGCGATAAAAATGGGGTGCTGGGCCCCTTGCCCGGTATTATCGGCAGCATGATGGCGATGCAGGTACTTAAAATAGTAACCGGATTACCCGTAGATAGCAACCAGTTAACGGTTGTTGATACATTTCATTGGCGTTTTTCGAAACTCCTATTCTAA
- the thiH gene encoding 2-iminoacetate synthase ThiH yields MTDFKTILDEYSWNDVHTQIYDATNQDVQHALEKDHLTLADFRALISPAAAPYLEQMAQKTQQITQRRFGKTIQLYAPLYLSNECQNICTYCGFSMDNKIKRKTLSNTELLLEAMALKSMGINHILLVSGEANKTVEINYFLNAIRLLKPHFSQISIEVQPLEESEYRLLQAAGVYAILVYQETYHREVYKQYHPKGKKSNFDYRLDTPDRIGRAGIHKIGLGVLLGLEDWRVDSFFTAAHIAYLQKQYWQTRYSISFPRLRPAAGSVEPNFHLADRDLLQLICAYRLWNENLEISISTRENQTFRDHIIPIGVTTMSAASKTNPGGYVVDPQALEQFEVSDERNMETIKNQIRKMGYSPVMKDWESNYAGIVR; encoded by the coding sequence ATGACAGATTTCAAAACGATACTCGATGAATACTCCTGGAATGACGTCCACACGCAGATTTATGACGCTACCAATCAGGATGTACAACATGCGTTAGAAAAAGACCATTTAACGCTCGCTGACTTTAGGGCGCTCATCTCACCGGCTGCAGCACCGTATCTGGAACAAATGGCACAAAAAACACAACAAATCACCCAACGTCGCTTCGGTAAAACCATACAGCTCTATGCCCCTCTTTACCTGAGCAATGAGTGCCAAAATATCTGTACATATTGCGGTTTTAGCATGGACAATAAAATTAAACGCAAAACCCTCAGCAACACCGAACTATTACTGGAGGCGATGGCACTTAAATCCATGGGAATCAACCATATTTTACTCGTTAGCGGAGAAGCCAACAAAACTGTCGAGATCAATTATTTCCTAAACGCTATTCGACTTTTAAAACCTCATTTTTCACAGATATCCATTGAGGTACAGCCCCTGGAAGAATCCGAATACCGACTACTACAAGCCGCAGGGGTTTATGCAATTTTGGTCTATCAGGAAACCTACCATCGAGAAGTTTACAAACAATATCATCCGAAAGGAAAGAAGTCCAATTTTGACTATCGTTTAGATACGCCTGACCGTATAGGCCGGGCCGGAATCCATAAAATCGGTCTGGGGGTATTACTTGGGCTAGAGGACTGGCGGGTGGACAGCTTTTTCACCGCGGCACACATTGCCTATTTGCAAAAACAATATTGGCAGACACGCTATTCCATTTCCTTTCCACGCTTACGACCAGCCGCAGGTTCTGTTGAGCCAAATTTTCATTTGGCAGATCGTGATCTGCTGCAGTTGATCTGTGCATATCGTCTGTGGAATGAAAATTTAGAAATCTCGATTTCAACCAGAGAAAACCAAACCTTCAGGGATCATATCATACCCATTGGCGTAACCACCATGAGTGCAGCTTCAAAAACCAATCCTGGAGGCTATGTTGTCGATCCCCAAGCTTTGGAACAATTTGAAGTAAGTGATGAAAGAAATATGGAAACAATAAAAAATCAAATCCGAAAAATGGGCTATTCTCCAGTGATGAAAGACTGGGAAAGTAATTACGCGGGTATTGTACGTTAA
- a CDS encoding thiazole synthase: MSNLHIADRVFESRLFLGTGKFGNLTEMSDAIVASASQLVTVALKRIDQTSADDSLISALDLAAIHLLPNTSGARTAEEAVLAAQLAREALETNWVKLEIHPDPRYLLPDPIETLRATESLAKLGFVVMPYIHADPVLCKRLENAGTAVVMPLGAPIGSNKGLRTLDFLEIIIEESNVPVVIDAGIGAPSDAAKAMEIGADAVLVNTAIAVSNNPIRMAEAFKEAVIAGRKAYEAGLGKIGSQAFGSSPLTSFLFD; the protein is encoded by the coding sequence ATGAGCAACCTACATATAGCCGATCGCGTATTTGAATCCAGATTATTTCTGGGTACGGGCAAATTCGGTAATCTCACAGAAATGAGCGATGCCATTGTGGCTTCGGCCTCCCAATTGGTCACTGTTGCCCTCAAACGAATCGACCAGACCAGCGCAGACGACAGTCTCATCAGTGCGCTCGATCTGGCGGCGATCCATTTGCTTCCCAATACTTCGGGAGCACGAACTGCTGAAGAAGCTGTGCTCGCGGCCCAACTTGCACGGGAAGCATTGGAAACCAACTGGGTAAAGCTGGAAATTCATCCCGACCCCCGTTATTTACTGCCCGATCCTATTGAAACCCTGCGTGCAACTGAATCGCTGGCCAAACTGGGTTTCGTTGTCATGCCCTATATTCACGCAGATCCAGTACTTTGTAAAAGATTGGAAAATGCAGGTACAGCAGTTGTTATGCCTTTAGGTGCTCCTATTGGTAGTAATAAAGGGCTTCGCACACTGGACTTTCTCGAAATTATTATTGAGGAGAGTAATGTCCCTGTGGTTATAGATGCTGGGATCGGAGCTCCATCCGATGCTGCCAAAGCCATGGAAATCGGAGCGGATGCAGTCTTGGTCAATACGGCAATTGCGGTCTCAAATAATCCGATACGTATGGCCGAAGCATTCAAAGAGGCCGTTATCGCTGGACGAAAGGCTTATGAGGCCGGTTTAGGAAAGATCGGATCACAAGCATTCGGTTCGAGTCCCTTAACTTCATTTTTATTTGATTGA
- the thiE gene encoding thiamine phosphate synthase: MQTKTMEKLQYISQGQTLTEQKNNILKALDAGAKWIQIRWKEADEKSRYTLAEQIKQTCSEFGASCIINDHPSLAAAVDADGVHLGLDDCSVTAARHLLGAGKIIGGTANSFADVKRRISENCDYIGLGPFNYTTTKQKLSPLLGIAGYENIIQQVRLAGLPPIPIFAIGGISQLEDIQQLLEIGVYGVALSGIVTKTPNIVSSINKILL; encoded by the coding sequence ATGCAAACAAAAACTATGGAAAAACTCCAATATATATCGCAGGGACAAACATTAACTGAACAAAAAAATAACATACTGAAAGCGCTGGATGCGGGGGCCAAATGGATACAGATCCGATGGAAGGAAGCCGATGAAAAGAGCCGCTACACGCTTGCAGAACAGATCAAGCAAACCTGTTCCGAATTTGGTGCCAGCTGTATCATCAATGACCATCCTTCACTTGCAGCAGCGGTAGACGCTGATGGCGTACATTTGGGATTGGATGACTGCAGCGTCACAGCTGCCCGGCACCTATTGGGTGCAGGAAAAATAATCGGCGGTACTGCCAATAGCTTTGCGGATGTAAAACGTAGAATAAGTGAAAACTGTGACTATATCGGACTCGGACCATTCAACTATACCACAACAAAACAAAAACTAAGTCCCCTATTGGGGATTGCAGGATATGAGAACATCATCCAACAAGTCCGCCTAGCAGGCTTGCCCCCTATTCCAATATTCGCAATTGGCGGTATAAGCCAACTTGAAGATATCCAACAGCTATTAGAAATTGGAGTTTACGGTGTAGCACTCTCCGGAATCGTAACCAAGACTCCAAACATTGTTTCATCCATCAATAAAATTTTATTATGA
- a CDS encoding thiamine phosphate synthase: MIIALTAAETIPSEKGIIDALFKEGLDILHLRKYHFTDLQMSRYVESIDSTYLDRLVLHSHPHLSAELGIARIHMNEKNRKDRSTNQMLSTTICSTSVHDIDQFNSLDECWAYAFLSPLFPSISKVGYGVYNARLDQLPSRSNFTVGLIGLGGINQDNCLIPMQQGADGIALYGTLWKHPDPVQNFIACKQKLWKNSNIYRRDKH, translated from the coding sequence ATGATCATCGCTTTGACAGCAGCAGAAACGATCCCTTCTGAAAAAGGGATTATAGATGCTTTGTTCAAAGAAGGACTTGATATCCTGCATTTGCGCAAGTATCATTTTACGGACCTACAAATGTCCAGGTACGTTGAATCTATAGATTCAACGTACCTGGACAGATTGGTCCTACATTCCCACCCTCACCTATCGGCTGAGCTCGGAATCGCACGTATTCATATGAACGAAAAGAATAGAAAGGATAGATCAACAAATCAAATGCTCTCTACAACAATCTGTTCGACATCTGTGCATGATATCGATCAATTCAATAGCCTTGATGAATGTTGGGCCTATGCTTTTCTAAGTCCATTATTTCCGAGCATCTCAAAAGTCGGGTATGGAGTGTATAATGCAAGGTTGGATCAGCTCCCGTCACGCTCCAACTTTACTGTTGGTCTCATCGGTCTTGGAGGGATAAACCAAGACAACTGCCTTATTCCGATGCAGCAAGGTGCAGATGGAATTGCCTTATATGGTACTTTATGGAAGCACCCTGATCCAGTTCAAAATTTTATAGCATGCAAACAAAAACTATGGAAAAACTCCAATATATATCGCAGGGACAAACATTAA
- the thiC gene encoding phosphomethylpyrimidine synthase ThiC, translating into MTAEKITQSPFPNAKKIFVSGKLFPIQVAMRQISLSPTKLTNGEVEINPPVTVYDTSGPYTDDTVHIDIRKGLPRLREQWILDRQDVIQLPGTSSEYGQKRLSDPTLDELRFAYSHKPKVASPGSNVTQLHYAKQGIITPEMEYVAIRENQRIEQLTTSTPGMDHQHKGQNFGARTHDKAITPEFVREEIAAGRAIIPNNINHPESEPMIIGRNFLVKINANIGNSAVSSSIEEEVEKAVWACRWGADTIMDLSTGKNIHETREWIIRNSPVPIGTVPIYQALEKVKGVAEDLTWEIFKDTLIEQAEQGVSYFTIHAGVLLRYIHLTASRVTGIVSRGGSIMAKWCLFHHKENFLYTHFEEICEIMKRYDVAFSLGDGLRPGAIADANDAAQFAELETLGELTKIAWKHDVQVMIEGPGHVPMQLIKENMDKQLACCDEAPFYTLGPLTTDIAPGYDHITSAIGAAMIGWYGCAMLCYVTPKEHLGLPNKKDVKDGVITYKLAAHAADLAKGHPGAQYRDNALSKARFEFRWEDQFNLSLDPDTAREYHDETLPADAAKVAHFCSMCGPKFCSMKITQEIRDSAAQGMREKSQEFIAQGKEIYL; encoded by the coding sequence ATGACAGCTGAAAAAATTACGCAATCGCCCTTTCCAAATGCAAAGAAAATTTTTGTATCCGGAAAACTATTTCCTATTCAAGTCGCTATGCGTCAAATCTCCTTGAGTCCAACCAAATTAACGAATGGAGAAGTAGAAATTAATCCCCCGGTAACAGTCTATGATACTTCTGGACCATATACCGATGACACCGTCCATATCGATATCCGAAAAGGCCTCCCGCGCCTTCGCGAACAGTGGATCTTAGATCGTCAAGATGTCATACAGCTGCCTGGCACCAGCTCTGAATATGGGCAAAAACGCCTTTCTGATCCAACGTTGGATGAACTCCGATTCGCGTATAGCCATAAACCGAAAGTAGCCTCTCCCGGTAGTAATGTTACCCAATTACATTATGCAAAGCAAGGCATCATTACCCCAGAAATGGAGTACGTTGCTATCCGTGAAAACCAACGTATCGAGCAGCTCACGACCAGTACCCCCGGAATGGATCATCAGCATAAGGGACAGAATTTTGGTGCCAGAACACACGATAAAGCAATTACACCAGAATTTGTCCGTGAGGAAATCGCAGCCGGAAGAGCAATCATCCCCAATAATATCAATCACCCTGAAAGTGAACCCATGATTATCGGGCGCAACTTTCTTGTTAAAATTAATGCCAATATTGGCAATAGTGCTGTAAGCTCAAGTATAGAGGAAGAAGTTGAGAAAGCAGTATGGGCCTGTCGTTGGGGAGCCGATACCATCATGGACCTATCCACTGGCAAAAATATTCACGAAACCCGCGAATGGATTATCCGTAACTCGCCCGTTCCAATCGGTACAGTACCGATCTATCAGGCGCTCGAAAAAGTGAAGGGGGTGGCCGAGGACCTTACCTGGGAAATATTCAAAGATACTTTGATTGAACAGGCCGAACAGGGTGTTTCTTACTTTACCATACACGCTGGTGTACTGCTTCGTTATATCCATCTCACCGCGTCTCGAGTAACGGGAATTGTCTCCAGAGGAGGGTCTATCATGGCCAAATGGTGTCTTTTCCACCACAAAGAGAACTTTCTCTATACGCATTTTGAGGAGATCTGTGAGATTATGAAGCGATATGATGTTGCTTTTTCACTTGGCGATGGTCTCCGTCCTGGAGCCATTGCAGATGCAAACGATGCTGCTCAATTTGCGGAGCTAGAAACACTGGGCGAGCTCACCAAGATCGCCTGGAAACACGATGTTCAGGTGATGATCGAAGGTCCGGGCCATGTTCCTATGCAATTGATCAAAGAGAATATGGATAAGCAATTGGCTTGTTGTGACGAAGCACCATTTTATACCTTGGGACCCTTAACAACTGATATTGCTCCAGGTTATGACCACATCACATCAGCCATTGGAGCTGCGATGATCGGATGGTATGGATGTGCGATGCTTTGCTATGTGACCCCAAAAGAACATCTGGGCTTACCAAATAAAAAAGACGTTAAAGACGGTGTAATCACCTATAAACTAGCTGCCCATGCGGCCGATTTGGCCAAAGGACATCCGGGTGCACAATACCGTGATAATGCCTTGAGTAAAGCGAGATTTGAATTTAGATGGGAAGATCAATTCAACCTTTCCCTCGATCCAGATACAGCGCGTGAATATCATGACGAAACGTTGCCTGCGGATGCGGCCAAAGTGGCTCACTTCTGCTCCATGTGCGGTCCCAAATTTTGCTCGATGAAAATTACGCAGGAAATCAGAGATAGTGCCGCACAAGGAATGCGGGAAAAATCGCAGGAATTCATCGCACAAGGAAAAGAGATTTATTTATGA
- the thiS gene encoding sulfur carrier protein ThiS, with protein sequence MELTINHQIRFFDPTLTSLESLLLLELSGQTQGVAVAINNKVIPKKDWATTPLKPHDQIILITASQGG encoded by the coding sequence ATGGAACTTACAATAAACCATCAGATTCGATTTTTCGACCCCACACTTACTTCATTGGAAAGCTTGTTGCTTTTGGAATTATCCGGCCAAACTCAGGGCGTGGCTGTAGCTATTAACAACAAAGTCATACCCAAAAAGGACTGGGCTACGACACCACTAAAACCGCACGATCAGATTATTTTAATCACCGCGTCCCAGGGCGGATAG